Genomic DNA from Plutella xylostella chromosome 13, ilPluXylo3.1, whole genome shotgun sequence:
AAGCTATGAATACCAAGTAGCTAAACACTAGGAGCCTGCCAACGTGGTCCTTCGGGCCGGATATGAACCAGCGACCTATGGATGACTTCACAGTTATAGAGAAACATATCATTtaacatcctaactaatattataaatgcgaaagtaactgtgtctgtctgtcctgtctgtctgttactctttcacgccaaactTTCTTTTAAACCATATGTAtacgaaatttggtatacatatggtttagaccctgagaaagaacataagctactttttatcccggaatttccacgtgaaaactttttaaggagaaacgaagcgcgcgggaacagctagtttattaTAATGTGTATCCATGGATGTTATGAGTGTACATACGGTGGTGCTGGTCCGCCTGAGCTCGCTGGGCACGGCGgaggcgggcgggcgcggcggcgcggcgatGGCCATGCGCTCCGaccagcgcgccgccgcgcccgcccccgcccccgacTCCGCCCACGCCGCGAACGAGTAGGCTTCCCCGGCGGTCAGCCCGGACACTGTGCCGGAACGAGCTGCGGGAATGGAAGGAATTGATAATAATTCGGTTAGGCAAGTTGATTGCTAAAGATATTTTACTGTTTACTGAAAGTTCACGGCTTCGtttcttgtttatttttaaaatagctgTTGCTTCCGTCCTAATATCACAGGCCACGTCTACGTCGCCAGCAGGCAGAGCGGCGGCCACAGATAAAATACTAGTATTTCGTCTGTAGCGACGAAGGATTTGTACGTAATTCTACTCCATAGAGTAAATAACACTAGTGCATGCCGCCGCTTCGCCCTCCCGCTACACTGGCGTTGTTTACGCCGAGTGAGAGTAGTAATTATATAATACTTGACATGGACAGGCATTCACTACGCCGGCGTACAGTAATTCTAACGGATTTCGATGGCTATATTACCGTCGGGTGGGAACTCTGCCGTGAGCAGCGCGGAGGGCGGCGCGCCCTGGGGCCCGTACTGGATGACGAAGCGCCGCAGCACGCCGTTGTGCTCGCTCGCCGGCAGCCGCCAGCCGAACGTCATCGACGTCGGCTTCGAGTCTAGAGGCTGGAACCTGCCACAGGCACACACGGTTAGCTACATCCATGTGACTGTATATACAATCATGCAAacgtggtatagtaagccaaaaCTTTTTGGTGGTGGTGGATAATTCTGAAAATCTTTTGTTAGGTACACAACTTTTGGGAACATGCTAGGTTTTGTAATTTGGTgcaacattttataataagtatgaaaaataacaaatgaatGACAGAGAATAGGGTGAAATGGCGTAACATATATGGCGCACAAAGCCTTAATAAGGAGAAGGCTAGGAAGAAAAGAAGAAGATTGGTAATGATCGATGATAGCAGGTGGACTCACTTCTGCAGCTGCCCGGGCGGCGCCTCGGCCGTGGTGAAGGTGGCGGACTTGGCGCTGGACGTGGTCAGCAGCGTGGCCGGCGTGCCCGCGCGCACCTGACAACACCAGGATTCATGTTAGTGATAATagagatagaatagaatacagtttATTTAACATTACAATAGATATCTATTTAATGCTGTGCTAGCTCGCACTCTTAAATAATGTAGGTGTGATAAAATATGAGTTATTGGGCTCACTGCACTATTGCGTAACCTCTTTTGGCCCCTTTTCCAGATGTTCACAAAGTATTAAAGGTAATTAAGTCGTGGCTACCGACAAATTATATAGTTTACTTGATTCTACCGACTatactaccccttcggggaccATATGCAAGCATATGCATGGTAAAAATacgtataaaattaatacgcAATGTAATATTAATCTGTTTTCCTCTGTAACATCGTATAACTTGAGTATAGCATCCTGACCTGCACAGTGAAGGTGTAGTTGGTGTGCGGAGTCAAGCCGGCGACGGcgaggcgcggcgcgggcgcggcgcgggacGCCAGGCGGTCGGGCCGCTCCAGCCACTGCACCAGGAAGTCGCTGTACGAGCCCCAGGGGGCGCCCCACGCCAGCGCGATCTCGCGCGCGCCCACCCACGACGCGTTCAGCCACGGGATCGGACGGGGGACTGGAAGTTGTTAATTAATGTCTAATGTCTAGATTATATTCAGTGGCGTTGATCGTTACATATACTCCTTTTATTACATGATTCCCTTATACTGCATATTAGTTATAGTCTGAGAGACAGTTGATAGTTTcattcgcttcaccttaacaTTGGGGTTTATCTATAATTTTTTACAGTCTCTTTGTGGAGAATAGAGATTTGCCTCTCCTTGGGAGAATACTATGTTTTACAATGAATCTTTTTAGTGTTTCAAAATCTAGAGCTGTTTGTTTCAAGCGCCACAGAAACAGATTATAAAGTAACATAAGAACGTTGCATCATGCTCTTTATTGTTTCAGTAATATATGTTTCACGTTGAATAATAAGGTCGGAGATTTCAttcttattaataaataataaatgaatactGAGTGTGACAACTCACAGAGCCGTGCCTGCCTCTGCACGGGCTGGCTCGTGACATTGTGGCTGACGGTCCACATGGTGACGTTGTACAGGCGGCCGGGCAGCAGCCCGCGCAGCAGCAGCTGCTggccgggcgcggcggcggcgcgggacTCCCACCGCGGCGCCTCCGCCTCGCCCTCGAGCCGGAAGCGGTAGCTGTCGAACACGGTGGCTGACGCCGGCGTGCGAGTGTACACCACCTGACATATACATCGCATTATTATACACAACGCTATCAAGAATCACGTTAAAATTTTAGTTATTCGTAAGCAGATCAACGACTCGCTGTAAAAACATGCAAGCGTAGAGTTCTGGTTCACAGTTCCTTAGACAGAAAACTATTAGTAGTTAAAAAAAAGGCCGAGGATAAAATGTTGTGTGGATCCATGGAAGAACCCAGAGTGTCATTTCAATatgattttatattgttttagaACTCACCAAGAAGGCGGGCAGTGTCGAGTTGTCCTCGCTGTCGTCTGACTCCGTCACGATCGTCATTTCAGATTGAATCAATGGACCTGCACATAACAATATCAAACACGGTTAGGTCTTGTAGTAGATAAACAATAATACGGCTTATATTGTCTAGAATTTCTCAAAAGGCAACACTTACGTGTTCTTGTGTCCATGGTGAATATATCGGAGGTGAGGTTGTACGAGTGCGCGGCGATGGCGACCGTGTAGCCCACGCCCGAGGCGAGGCCGGGGATGAGCGCGCGCACGGTGCCGCGCCCGCCCTCCGCCCCGCCctcgcccgcccccgcgccctccGCCGCGCCCTCCGCCGCCGTGAGGTTGCGCGcgccctcgccgccgccctcCGCCGGGTCGCGCGCCCACCACCGCACCGAGTACCACTCTACGCGACCCTGCCACATaccaacttttttaaatataggggaaaaacactttttttttcaaaattatatacACCGCCAAACTGCAAGAGCAGTCGACGCTGTCACTCCATAAAACAATAACTAATATACATCGATAGATCCGGTTTGTTGACAACTtcttttgtaataataatgcaATGAGAAATAAACTGATTGATGTTGTATTCCTACTCGACGGAAAGAGAAGGTTATAAGTTTATCGTGTCTATGTGTCTGTGTATCaatctgtggtagcgtagcttcCAAACCGCTAAACTgattttcgtttgttttttttccggTCACAGGTAATGTTAGAGTTAAGAGTATTCTTATCCATTaatcggcttagccgttctaaagttatgctacttttagtgttgaatgtcgggggtttttaCGTTAGTTATTGCTAATTGCGTAGTTTTACGAAATGTGTAAATTAGACTTACCATaactgtttttctttttgtaataatttactaCCATATGCGAAAACTATTAAATGGCTCTTAGATGCATCATATAAATGTAAACTAGTTTAagatagctgtaagttttccaaatacgataaaataaaataaataataaaatagttattcCTGAGTAATATTCTACACTTGCCTTGGGTCGTGGCCACTCGAGCGTCATGTTCCTGGCGTCAACCAGACTGGCCACGTCGGACACGGGGTTGGGCCGCACGGTGTGGTCGCGGCCCAGCGGCGCGCCCGACTCCTGCCGCTCGCCCGCCACCGCCAGGCTCGCCGTGTCCAGCTGGATCGTGTAGCGTTCGCCGTGGGTCATGTCCACTATCTGAAATCACGTGGGGACAGACATCGcgtaagaatagaatagaataaaatattgctttattaaacaccacataaatcagacatacaaaaaacatacttatagactagaactaatgtacaataggcggccttatagCGAGTAAGAGGAAATTAGAATCATTTCATATCATAATAGTTTAGTTAGATCTTGGTCTAAGTACCTGATGGTCTTTCACGGTCTTACGTGGCAAttcgatactacacaaacataattatggaaAAATAGCAACGCCAACgtagtcacttttggaactaacaaatttgccttaaattttgacagtgacagttgacgatacgcaacgtaaaccgAGGTTCGAAAATCTTGTAATCGTTGCACTATTTACTTAAATCGTAATTATGTATCAACAGATATCATAAATATTGCATATTGTATATTTCCTAGTTTCCAGCTACTGTATGTCGAAGGGTTATTAAACTAGGaaacagtcagctgcataagtagctgtacacatTCGTACCTTGTCATACTCACAAAATGCCTATTGTCAGTTGCTTATGtagttagtttgacaaggttcaaaagtgtatagctacttttacagctgaccgtactaataaactttttttcggCAAGGCTTTTTacggtccttcgagccggaccCTAGCGTCGCTTCCGCACTGACCTCGGCCTCAGTGTCGTTGGGCGACAGCGGCGGCAGACGGGTCCAGGCGGCGTCGCCCTGCGTCCGGTAGCGCAGCACGAACTGGCCCAGCGCCGAGCCCGCCGGCCCGCGCCAGCGCACCACCGCCGAGTTGGACGACACGCGCTCCACGGACATCGACACCGGGGGCAGCGGGCCTGGGGAAGCATCATAGTGTGGGTGAATTTTGGGATGATTTCGGGAGACAGTTTTtactaagggccacttgcataaacatattaaatctagatttaaagaaaaaaagaaaaagacaTTTATTTCGTCCAAGacacaaaacatataaataaaacgaaataaagatacattacattacaaagTGTCTCAAACAAAATGGTCATTGACGTTTATTAAATCGAGtattgacactaaatctatatttaatatgattgtgcaagtggccctaaatgtacagcgaaaagcgggtggttcgcttgcgagtcacctctgactccCCCTTTTGGGGATTACAGTAGTGACGTGAGCATATTTAATGAAGTAAATATATGTGTACTCACActtctggcgtgagcttgggtggcttaatagctagtcaccccataggtatttcacgcataatggcccaccttggaggctaaatgcggaaaatcagctcgccatgataaatagatagatagatgtaTACTCACGCACGGCGCGCACGGTGACGTGCGGCTCGGAGGGCTGGCCGTGGCTGTGCGCGCGCAGGGACAGCTCGTACAGCGCGCCCGGCAGCAGCCCCGCCACCGTggccgccgcctccgccgtGGCCAGCgagccgccgcgcgccgcgcccaccgcgcccgccgccgccgcgccgccgtcgAGCAGGCGCCACGAGACCGAGTACGAGTCCTGCAATATACACGAAATtgtataattcggtatttttttaactaacaCGTATgccaaaatgtatttatatttgaaaaatTAGACATACGAGTAGTTGAAATTGTATTGTGTCTTGGTCGGATACGCGCTTCGGCGTTCAAGGTGAAAATAGATGTTGATTAGTTAAACTATAGTTTACGTAACTTGACGAGCCTCACAATTTGACTATCCATCCTATCCGCCAACACACTGAGGATTATAACTATTCGAACTGCTCCGCGTGCGCGATAGTAGGAGGCCAAGGATAAGCTTTTCAGTCCTCCAATCTCCTCTAAGAGGTTCGGATTGAAAAGCAGGtacaatgtattttatacGGAAAGTCGCCATATTTACCGGGTTTTCGTCTATCTACGCTCTTTCTATTCGTCAATGattcttttttataattaaatcattagtTGCATGCTATGTATATAGTGTGTGTACCTGTTTAGAGTTGACGTCGGAGCTCCAGGCGAGGCGTAGGGCGCGCGCGAGCGGCGTGAGCTCGCGCAGGGCGGGCGCCAGCGGCGGCGTCAGCACGTGCACCACCGACTCGTTGGACGCCGAGGAGCGGGACACGGCAGACACCTGCGGGGTCACGGAAAGGATCAGGTACACCAGGACATTCAGAGAAATTATGCTGTACCCTTAGTCCAAGAGAtatattactttaaaatataatagaaccAAACTCATTCAACACAATTTTTGACATCGTTATTTTGATTAGTTAGAGGTTATTTTGCATATAATTATCTCTAAAACAATGCGTTCTAGCGATATGAGATCTTAGGATCATCAGGTATGATTATGATACTGTTGGTTAGCTATATAtgaatgtactcccttgcggggtaggcagaggtgcattgctgcacccacttttcgccagagtgttatgttagtcccaatgtaatagggggcgagcctattgccatattacgggcacatccaagacccgagaacaaatatctgtgtttaaacaaatatctgccccagccgggaatcgaacccggaaccttcggctcagtagtcagagtcactaaccactacgccattcggtcgtacattttggcaataaataagtaattaaatattaataataatcttcCACACACGAGTCTCAGAATCAAACTGTTTGCGCTGTGTTGGAACAGATACATGATTAGCAGCTAGCCCGTACCTGCACGGAGTAGTTCCGGCCGGGCAGCAGCGCCGCGAGCGTGGTGCTGGGCGCGGGCGCCAGCAGCGAGTTGGCGTCGTCGCGCGCCGGCCCCACCTCGTGGTACGACACGCGGTACGAGTCCTGCGTGGAGCCGGGCGCGGGGGCCCAGGACAGCGCCGCGCCCGCACCAGACCACGACCACTGCAGGTTCAGCACCGGCAGCGGCTCTGGGGATTGCACGGATGTTAGAACATAAATACGTCTTAAATACTTTTTGAAATCTGTTTCTCTTATCCGCTATCCCTTTATAGTAAGTATTCTATGGTGACCAAGTGGCGACAGTTTATCTAACCTATTATAAATAAGCtaagccccaatttctccatagtcggttatctaaccgaccagggattggttcatcaattatacgtcatctccatataaaatttttgacagatgtgtcaaaagtcaaccactaatacctggttatactctaaccgactatggagaaattggcactaaatgcCAAGATTCTTATGGACTCTTAATCATGACCTCATTTCCTCCCCTTTTGCCTTCATCTTCATTTATCATTAGACTGTTGTAGATGTAACTTAATTCAGCTTGTAATTAAAGTAATCTTTGTTGGTGAATCACATAAATAAGAACAATAATTGGAGGCTTGTtgtaaggaaataggtataaaatactCACTAAGCGTCAAGTCGACGGCCTGCGGCCAGCTGGTGACCTTCCCGCTCATGGTCTTGACGGCCACGGTGTAGTGGGCGCCCGGCTCCAGCGAGTCGAACCGCGCGTGCGGCGGCTCCTCGCGCCCGCGCAGCAgcggcgccgcccgccgcgcgccccccgcgccccccgcgccgcccgacAGCGACACTTGGTACTTCTCGAACTCACTGCCGGGTGGAAAAGACAAGGTCATGTTACGAGACATACGAGGTATAATGATAAGGGAGCAGTCGGAACGCATCAATGTGGCAACAGATGAATATTGGCCCAGTGGCATAGCGCGATCCAGAGTTCCAGTTGGCTTTGCGTGGTTTTGATGTATTCTACGAGCACCTTGCATCGCTTAGCTACTTTCAAGAACGCCTAAATATTTATCCTCACCTCATTGCAGTgattaatatacttaagtgctgatttttcaatagtcaaataattattatctgaaTGAAATAGTTACCATATAGCTAGGGATCTTAGTTTTCAaaacttgtaggtacctttcttaaatctaataaagaaaatttattattttattatcattattatagcAGCGGCACCGTGCGGTACTGCTGGCGTGGTGCAGGGTGGCTACATACCTGGGCTCGGCGGGCGGCGCCCAGCTCACGCTGAAGGAGGTCTCGTGCAGGGCGGCCACGGTCACGTTGGCGGGCCGCAGCGGCACCGTGCGGTACTGCTGGCGTGGTGCAGGGCGGCTACATACCTGGGCTCGGCGGGCGGCGCCCAGCTCACGCTGAAGGAGGTCTCGTGCAGGGCGGCCACGGTCACGTTGGCGGGCCGCAGCGGCACCGTGCGGTACTGCGCCGTCGTGGGCGCCGAGATCTCCGGCTCAGACACCTGCAAAtcatattgttttattacataaattggtcactatatataatttaatccGGCGGAGATGGCTGGTCTCTATGAGATTAACCGCAATGTGCCAAACCTACAGCTTTAAAAATTTATGATGCTGCTTTTTGTTGCACCTCTTCATCAGTAAATTACCCGAacataattacttatgtatttgtattacagtCCCTCTTTTCCGGGGACACTAGCGCCAGCTGCGGGGACGTACCGTCTGCACGGAGATGTTGTAGGCGCGGCCGGGCACCAGCCCCTTGAAGGCGGCCTGCGCGGGCCCGGGCGGCTCGCCCTCCTTCTCCACGTACAGCTCCGAGTCACGCGCGTCCGGCGGGACTATCGACACCTGCGGGGAGATAGATAATGTTGCTTCAGATTAAACATGACAGGGAATCAGCAATCATCACCGAATTAGGAATCAGCAATCCTTAAGCTACCGTATCTATAGCAGGATTCTTGTAACTTGATCCAAATTATCGACAAAATATTCTGTATACGCAATTAGGTAAATGAAAGGTAACAATGACAACTTAGGTAGATAATAAAATTGGAAAATGCACAGACAAAATTACAAGTTACACAGTGTTTGTAGTGGTATAACAAAGACATTACAGAGGATCTAGAAGCTGTCGCTCAGGATCGGGAGCAGTGGAAATAGATATCCCGTCTTCGAACTTAAGCTCCTGATGAGATATAACAGGAGATGATCATCACGGTGGGGTACCTTGTAGTGCGTGTACTGTCCGGGCGGGTAGGGCGGCTGCCACAGCACCAGCAGCGTGGTCTCGTTGCGGAACCACACGATGAACTTGCCGGGCGTGTTGGGCTCTGCGGGGGTAGGAGGGGTCAGTATATGGCcggctcactatagaaatacCCAGGTCTACGTCTACACACACAGTAGTAGAATCAGGAACTTGTCCAGTTTTTTTCATTATATGATAGGGAAGTTAAAGATAGATTTTAAAGCTTAATTTGTCGAATAATAGAGCAGCTAAAAAAAACCCttcaatatttcattaaaaaggccagataataattaaacataaacatgCAGTatcattcaaaataaaagagtTAGTACTAAAGCAGTAAACAAATCAATCATGGTATGGATTATGGATGACAAACATGAGCTACACAACTTGCAGTGCAGACAAGGACAAGGCTCATCAAATAGATCTTTTGGTACTAGCTAATGAGCAGTGTCTATGTAACTGGTACAGTCGGGACTAGTAGTGTAGCGCGGTGCGGCTCGACACTCATCAACATGCAGCGGGGGCTCCGCATTAGCATGTCCGCGGCGACTCAGCGCCGTCACGGCACATCCAGCGATCACGACCACTACCATGTCGGACCGTAGCTACATAACTACTTCGCACAGATTATAGCTACAGcgaaacaattaaaaaacatGCAGTAAGCATAACATAACATCTGTAACGCGGTGGGAAACTGATCGAGAAGAATACGACAATGGTTTCATTAGACCACCtcgcatgtgtgtgtgtatgtgtgtgagggtgtgtgcgtgtgtgtgtgcggaCAGCGGCGCTCGCTGGAGCGGAACGAAACA
This window encodes:
- the LOC105391911 gene encoding tyrosine-protein phosphatase 10D; protein product: MKSFSIHKIRGASCVKCLRKEKVSCEIEVLPSMMWKRSIVQGAAGAALALLWLASHVGPARGADLVIEIPGAGAGGGAEGGRYRLDYRPPRGEPRPNFTVPARASTINFQGLPGTKYHFMLYYSNDSFTDLLTWNQTIITAPEPPTNLTVSLGRNKQATISWAPPSHGDYTGFRFKVIPLTGGAAGGGGAGGGEAARNITAEGGDTTHTLRELAPGGTYQLHAFTLLHDKESAAYASRNFTTKPNTPGKFIVWFRNETTLLVLWQPPYPPGQYTHYKVSIVPPDARDSELYVEKEGEPPGPAQAAFKGLVPGRAYNISVQTVSEPEISAPTTAQYRTVPLRPANVTVAALHETSFSVSWAPPAEPSEFEKYQVSLSGGAGGAGGARRAAPLLRGREEPPHARFDSLEPGAHYTVAVKTMSGKVTSWPQAVDLTLKPLPVLNLQWSWSGAGAALSWAPAPGSTQDSYRVSYHEVGPARDDANSLLAPAPSTTLAALLPGRNYSVQVSAVSRSSASNESVVHVLTPPLAPALRELTPLARALRLAWSSDVNSKQDSYSVSWRLLDGGAAAAGAVGAARGGSLATAEAAATVAGLLPGALYELSLRAHSHGQPSEPHVTVRAVRPLPPVSMSVERVSSNSAVVRWRGPAGSALGQFVLRYRTQGDAAWTRLPPLSPNDTEAEIVDMTHGERYTIQLDTASLAVAGERQESGAPLGRDHTVRPNPVSDVASLVDARNMTLEWPRPKGRVEWYSVRWWARDPAEGGGEGARNLTAAEGAAEGAGAGEGGAEGGRGTVRALIPGLASGVGYTVAIAAHSYNLTSDIFTMDTRTRPLIQSEMTIVTESDDSEDNSTLPAFLVVYTRTPASATVFDSYRFRLEGEAEAPRWESRAAAAPGQQLLLRGLLPGRLYNVTMWTVSHNVTSQPVQRQARLFPRPIPWLNASWVGAREIALAWGAPWGSYSDFLVQWLERPDRLASRAAPAPRLAVAGLTPHTNYTFTVQVRAGTPATLLTTSSAKSATFTTAEAPPGQLQKFQPLDSKPTSMTFGWRLPASEHNGVLRRFVIQYGPQGAPPSALLTAEFPPDARSGTVSGLTAGEAYSFAAWAESGAGAGAAARWSERMAIAAPPRPPASAVPSELRRTSTTVVVRFRSDYFSAANGNVTAYTLVVSEEPSNSSAARLPSWRDVARLPLWPPYQVTEPYYPFHSSAVEEFTIGSERCGDGGRAYCNGPLKPNTKYYVKLRAYTAPDKFTDTAYTVLYTDADNTAWIIGGCVAAALLAGAGGAALLARRRRGAGAAGAGGGAPAPRASRPVRVQDFIDHYRLMSADSDFRFSEEFEELKHVGREQPSTAADLPCNRPKNRFTNILPYDHSRYKLQPVDDEEGSDYINANFVPGFSSPREFIVTQGPLHCTRDDFWRMCWESGTRAIVMLTRCVEKGREKCDRYWPYDTRPVYYGDIAVTALNESRYPDWTVTELGASRGSEQRVLLHFHFTTWPDFGVPSPPTTLARFVRAFRDRVPPAPAPAPVVVHCSAGVGRSGTFIALDRALQQLAARHDALDVFGIVHQMRRERVWMVQTEQQYICIHQCLVAVLEGQELAQPPPNNHHLNQAYEDDEGIAESGM